The nucleotide window ACTTCCTGCTTGGCATATTACATCCTGGGATGCAATGATGAAAgctttcttggagaaatacttctcAACGTCTAAGGTCATCATGCtcaggaagaagataagtgggaTACGACAAGCACAAGATGAGTCTTATGCCacttattatgagaggtttcaGTCTCTGATCGCtcagtgtcctcaacatcaaatgaaggtcTCTTACCTCTGGAATGTTTCATGCTCGATGCTGCAACTGGAGGAGCCTTTGTTGACAAATCACCTACAGCTGAGAAAGAGATCATTGCCAATCGTGCCCTAAATGCCCACCAATATGAGGGTGTAGGACACACCACTAGTAGGGTACATGAGATCAGTATAAATTCTGCTATTGAGGAGAAGCTGAACAAACTTACTCTGATGATGAATCAAGTTGTAAGCACCAAAGGACCCATGCAAGCTTGTGGGGTGTGCTCTGTGCAAGGGCACGTGACTGATCAATTCTGCCAATTGATAGATAATGGAGGATAGGAGTCCCTAAATGCCATAGGTGGATCTCAAGGAGGTCCTCCACATCTAAGGTATGATCCTTATTcaaatacctataaccctggatggagggaccaccccaacttcaagtggaccaacaatgagaaCATTCAGAATCCCCTTGGTGGTAACTTTCAACGTCCTCAAAGGCCaccttttcaaaggccctataTGCATACTCAACAGGCCTCAGGTAGTTCGAATCCTAACTATGACAAAATGTTTGAGGCTCTCACCAATTCTACTCAGGCTTTGGTCCAAGGACAACAGATCCATACAAAGGATATTGTAGACCTTAAAAAgcaaatgggccaagttgtggacttcatgagcaagattcatgagactggaaagctccctagtaacacaataCCTAATCCAaaaggtaatgtggagaatgcatctgctgtgactactaggagtggaagAGTGTTTGTGGATCAACCAAAGAAATCAAAGGACACCCAAGTGGTTATTGAAGCTGAGGAAGAACAAGAGCCCACCAAGTTGGGACTTgaaaaggaccctgcaacgtccaggGTGGAAGCTAGGACATCCTCACCTCCAAAAGCAATTCTGGAAAACAAAGGTAAAAACTCTAACTTAtcgaattcggttattgctgattcttcttcttcttgcatgcccttcccacgcagatttgctaaatctaagaaggatgagagtgaccaagctatcttggaaactttcaagaaggtgcaagtgaacctacccctccttgaggccatcaagcaagtgcctAAGTATGCTAAGTTCCtgaaagagctttgtaccaCAAGGAGGATAAACCGTgagaaggaggtggtaaaggtaagtgagaacgtctcTGCCCTCATTCAAAGGAAGCTACCTCCCAaatgtaaggatcctggaagtttcaccattccatgcactattggtaaCTTTAGATTTAAGAATGTCATGTTAGACCTAGGAGTGTCTGTTAACGTTATGCCCtcttctgtttatgaaaccctaggtctaggagaGGTTAAATCTGATAATGTTATCATCTAATTAGCTGACaggtccaatgcataccctaggggtttgttggaagatgtgcttatgcaggttaaccatcttatttTCCCAGCTGACTtttatgtgttggaaatggaggaatcTCCTGTAAGTTCAACGCCATTActattgggtcgccctttcttaaggacagctaggacagAGATTGACATGTATGCTGGATCTCTCACCATGGAGTTCGATGGCGatgttattggcttcaacatatttgaagccatgaggtatcctcttgatgtttatgattgtttttctattgatattctagATAATCTTGCAcagggggtagacttgtccataagaaaaatGTATGTAAAACCgtgaaaaagaaagtgaaaaagaaaacatgtgtactgctagaaaagaaaaagaaagaaaaaaaatgtttatggattttagtcccccatacttggtgagtttggagtttactttgaattgaaggcccactattgaaaaatttggcctttgtccaattcactagagttcaaaggagtttagaatgaagtttgggtccaacatgaagacattaggcatTTTTATAAAGCCCAAGGGAAGACATGATGTTTTGCTATGCTTGGTGGATTTCAAAAGTggtctctctacatctacatgagctctgctaggtttttaggacactttgttaaatttcttacctttcatttctcaaaaccttgagccttggccccattacaacccttaagaagaccttcttgatccttaagatgggacagcctttgatctgtggagatgagttacaagagttgaacctatggcttgagtccatctgtgcaagtagttgatatctttcatgagatctttaaaagaaaattatgcatttgtgctttcgtttcttacaatatgtgatatacttgctattctttcacatatacttgagtgaataAGCTTTTAAGTATTgtcttgatctgagagaagaaagagtggatatatcttgtgaggatatgaatcatacttgtttgaaacatgcatgcttaacagaaaccatcaccattgttccaaccaagtcctacttgtgtatgtgtaaattatgtgtcttaattaactctcgaatgcctaaacattgattcttggttgagtgctaattttgatgttgtgaaagtaagagatttctgagacaaaatgttgaaaggaAATAGAGTTTTCGTATATTTGAGTCTCTCTATCTTTATTTTTGTTGAGTCTTAATTGTGtctttgttgtgattttgctaagggactagcaaaagctaagtgtgggggaatttgataagagcattttaatgcgatgttttaacagttatttcctcatatttacttagttatttccttaaatgaattcCTTTAGTTTAAAAAAGTTTCTTTTTCCAGtttttagcaagtttccattttagttttagaaagtttccattttattttaggaaagtttccatttctcacttttagaaagtttctatttttcatttttggaaagtttctatttttcgttttaggaaagtttctatttttagtaatactttctattttcaggtccttggagcgaaaaagtggaaatgaactcacgaagGGAAAGAGAAGCTAGCAAACATTAAGAGGTGTGAAGATGAGACACAAAAGgctacacaaatgagcagaaatgaagaaataaagctTTCCTgctccaaccaggaaaccctgttcaaaagaggaaagtgtaCCAAGCAAGATTCCGAAGCCAACCAAGAAACTTGATCGAAATAATGATGGATACGGCGTTGGAGATCatcaaggcttgaagatgacacaacaaggcccaagaactctctagattaacttggattttcggcaaaatggataaaagcccattggattttagggtttgtggCGCAATGAGACAAGTTTGGAGGGTTTGCCATGAAATaccaagaggaagagagagagttggagtgaaaatcaaagggagaataaaaagattacgcaagagatatTCAACGGAgaatttttaaggaaagaagaagtgtgtgcaagaagaaaaggttcaaaacaagtttagattcgtcccctattttctctaaagatattgttgccgaaattggtgaagaaaatcagaataaatctctatatattttggtaataatatatatttaagggatttagacttattttggagagttttgattggttggacaaCATAATAGGGCTTACATGGCAAATTACGATTGGTTGGAATTATGTGGCAATTTCTaataattccttggaaaataatagaagattcatgaagacttggagagtactttgccgttccctatatatactccttcTCCCTAAACGTTTTACACAACacacaattcagaaaatactCTGTCCATAACGTCAAGTCTCTCTTCATCCTCTAGTACAAGTTCAatgtttcaagcaaggaagaagaagagaagaaccaagccgtgagcatcatcatccatcctccatcttgaagacttgcttccaagattcaagaatccaaacGCCAAGCatccatccccatctccatctcacggtgtaattcgccctctttctttgtaaccttgtttgatttcgttggaattgtttctagttgacaacaatgtttgaacaaagtttaattctgaaattttatgattgaatgatattttcgattcctatgattatgattctaagttgcttttgtgagattgttcaattaaatttacttgattgataacttttatgtgtttatcttatttgggtcgacacttataggatttgaatttaattggtgctagatttaggtaaacgattcacctaatagttttgtgaacctaaatcaaaagtagtaaaggccactactacaaaaagttaatcacacaacaccaatcacacaacggaacagaaatcatctgttgtgtgtttaagtaaagtctattgtacaacggtatttgtgatgttctgttgtgtgaatgtcaacaaaatgataacttttttatcataagtacattgcacaacggaattaagtattttccgttgtctgagtcttaGAAAATTTAGCGGCAGTTTTCCCTCCACTctggagtcttggttgcctcttgaaatctgaaatttgggctactagaCACAACGGTGCTTaagatttccgttgtgtgattgaaaactaggCGCCAAATTTTGCGGAAGCTTACTTGAATGTTGCAATCTGTCGCAAtctgtagaaattagacaacagatttaagctattctgttgtgtgaagaaggAACATAAGCGgtaacattttgagccaaaatgttataggcggcatgtttccctccatatttccaaattttgattttatgtagtGCACTCATACAACGGATGGTGAGCTTTCTGTTGTGGGAGTgactttgagaattttttttaagtttaattGTCATGCCACATCGTgtccaaaagaaagaagcaaaacaaaatcTCTCAAACCCTCTCGACCCTCTCGACCCTTTCTCTCGACATACACACTATCAACCCTCAGAATAGCCTCTCGACCCAAATTATCTTCGTAACTGTTCCTCATATTCACCAACTCCATCCCCAATTCTTTGCAGCTCTCCTTCGATCTACTCTTATCCTTGAAACCCTAGCTAATTCACTTATTAGGTCTCGCTCTTCATCTTTGATTGAAATTGATCTCGTTGGTTGGACGACATCaacgagagaaaaagagagagaagccatgaaCACGATGCAGTACACGGAGGGTGAGCACCACCGCAGTCGAGGCATCGGCATCCTCCACTCCAACGCCGCCAAGGTCAGATCCATCAAGGCCCGCAGCGTCCCCCTCCTCTCCGCCCCCGTCTTCATGTCCCCCGGAGACCGCATCCACAACGATGACGTTTTCGACTATGGCGTCAATCCCTACGTCCTCGTCACCTAGTCCAGCGCCCCCAGCTCCAAGCTTTTGGGCTACATGGCGAGCCGCGATTGGGTGAAGCTGGCGGACAAGGAGGTCAAGATTTACGATTACATGATCAGCTGTAAGGACATGGTTTTGCCTTGGAGCTCCGATTTGGGGAAGATTGAGGAGTTCATGGCGGAGAAAGGCCGTGTACTCAAGAAAATGTACTCAGATTTGGATGTGGTTTGTGGGAATGTGTTGACTGTGAGTCAGGCGCAGAATTTAATTCAGGCTGGTGTTGATGGGTTGAGGGTTGGGATGGGGTTTGGCTCCATTTGTACTACTCAAGAGGTTTGCGTCGGCGGCAGGGGACAGGTATAAAGATGCATTCTTTTTGTTCAAGTATTGGTTTTGAGATGTACGTGTAGAGTTTGATTAGACTATTCAGATTATTAGTGGATGAACATTGGACTGAGGACTTGTCGAATTGATGGCATTTTCGCTCATTGGTGCTTGCTTTTACTCTCTTGTTATGATATTAATGCCAGCAAAGAACTTAACCAAAGGTTTGAAACCCTGCGGTGTAATATATAGCACTATAATACCATTCTTAACTTATGAAGAAGTGTGGATCGTGTGATAGCTATGCCTTCTTGTActgaaggtttttttttatgttggcaATATGTTTCAGGCAACTGCTGTTTACAAGGTTGCATCTGTTGCTTCACAAAGTGGTGTGCCTGTTCAACGAAGGTATGCTAGCTTCTTTATCATCGATCTTTGTCATCTCAGGTTTTctgggtattttttttttctctttgaatttttctaggttttgcaGATAGATGAAAATGTGCAGTATACCTATTTAACAACTATTAGGCCTTATTCACTTTGTTCCTATCTGTTCATGAAAAGAGTGTTGCTTGTTTTTGTGCATATATTGCCATTGTATAGGAATTATATTGAtacattttgtttttccttttgcagTAGTTGGAAAGGAGAGAATGTGAAAATGATGCAAAGACTCTCGTGAACTTTTACAACGTAAGATTTGTTTGAGATATTATCTGTCATACCAGTACTTTTGCTTGTATAATTTCTAATTTGTTTAAGACCTGTGACCAAGTATGCTTTTAATATTTTGTTCATGAAATTTCACATAATTGATTTATACTTTTGCGTATCGGGAGCTTGACTTGATGTTTCTACGATGCAACGTATGTAATAGCCAATTGTTTTTTCATTGTTCTGCTACTTCTGCATATCAGGGTACTTCTATATGCTCATTGTTCTGCTACTGTAATGCTTAGGCTTTACTGCGAGAAACATTTAGACTAGCTGCTGTAATACGTAGGCTTTACTGCAAGGACAATGATACCATTTAGACTAGCAAGAAACATTAACAGTATGGAAACAACGATACCATCCAGTACTTGTTAGGCTAACTGTGTCATTGTCGGGTAATTTTCACCTGGGCCGTGAAATCTTACTTTAAAGGGTATATTATGAATGTTGGGTTAAAACATCTTGTCTTTTTATTGCTTTGATGAATCTATCTCAACTTGCTGGGTGATAACTTGTAGGTGGCAGTCCTTTTGAAAGAATGTCGAGATATACAGCTTCGTGGTGCATCTTCGGTTCATGATAGTTATGACAATGCTGTTGTGGTGCACTCGGAATCTGATGCTGAAAAAGTCATATCTGAACATCTTGTAAGCTgacttcttatttttcttcagcATGGGTCTTTTaagttctcttcttct belongs to Rosa chinensis cultivar Old Blush chromosome 4, RchiOBHm-V2, whole genome shotgun sequence and includes:
- the LOC112199103 gene encoding inosine-5'-monophosphate dehydrogenase; translation: MASRDWVKLADKEVKIYDYMISCKDMVLPWSSDLGKIEEFMAEKGRVLKKMYSDLDVVCGNVLTVSQAQNLIQAGVDGLRVGMGFGSICTTQEVCVGGRGQATAVYKVASVASQSGVPVQRRVLLYAHCSATVAVLLKECRDIQLRGASSVHDSYDNAVVVHSESDAEKVISEHLLTFKDINGLVQQNAQLRSLVRNLSDQLENREKEFKENFEKELKKHTEEAASRVEAVLQRAEEQGQMIESLHTSCGGDEIIALL